A single Nocardioides bizhenqiangii DNA region contains:
- a CDS encoding TetR/AcrR family transcriptional regulator, producing the protein MATSRQRQRKDRLFTAAQQAVVMRGADVRLKDIADMAGLTSGAILYHYPDVQSLLLEANQAVIERFLDNRVKAIRGLASPAEKLVVTVAGGLPVNAEDADVKLLCALGGAASRYPAYAAMLTSLFDRQVAMYQVILEAGSATGDFDLRSDSETIGRNIVALEDAYGYRMVARHGSIDYAAAVELILSYARIATGHPLDLPAAASS; encoded by the coding sequence ATGGCGACGTCCCGTCAGCGGCAGCGCAAGGACCGGCTGTTCACGGCCGCCCAGCAGGCCGTGGTGATGCGGGGTGCCGACGTACGCCTCAAGGACATCGCCGACATGGCGGGCCTGACGTCGGGGGCGATCCTCTACCACTACCCGGACGTGCAGTCGCTGCTGCTCGAGGCCAACCAGGCCGTCATCGAGCGCTTCCTGGACAACCGGGTCAAGGCGATCCGCGGCCTGGCGTCACCGGCCGAGAAGCTGGTGGTCACCGTCGCCGGCGGACTGCCGGTCAACGCCGAGGACGCCGACGTGAAGCTGCTCTGCGCGCTCGGCGGCGCGGCCTCGCGCTACCCGGCGTACGCCGCGATGCTCACCTCGCTCTTCGACCGTCAGGTCGCGATGTACCAGGTGATCCTCGAGGCGGGGTCCGCCACCGGCGACTTCGACCTGCGGAGCGACTCGGAGACGATCGGCCGCAACATCGTCGCTCTGGAGGACGCCTACGGCTACCGGATGGTGGCCCGGCACGGTTCGATCGACTACGCCGCCGCGGTCGAGCTGATCCTGTCCTACGCCCGGATCGCGACCGGGCACCCGCTCGACCTCCCCGCCGCCGCATCAAGCTAA
- a CDS encoding polyamine ABC transporter substrate-binding protein has translation MTTRTLRRRGTAAAALVSLVALTFAACGGDDSDEPSELDPDADLSKQTIVVSNWADYMPPDIAEKVEQETGAKVEITEHATNEDMVAKVVGSGGEGLDVVFGSQPYLQAFAEEGLLEPLDTEYLENWDSLDPKAQDLAEVDDQPYFAPYTWGTTGICYRTDLVDEAPTSWYDLLEPEEQYRGKITMMGTERWAVLPAQKALGYSVNTTDEDEMEDVKELMLAAKPHLLAYDDTTFYERLVSGEAVMVEAWDGWCNYGIAENPKIDFVVPEEGSDLWVDAIGILKSSENKEAAYAFVDTILDPENHAWASENILYNVPNDEAVSLLPEKLTEQYATLGARREEMLQGENMVDIGDASSLYNRIITEVTASDE, from the coding sequence ATGACCACTCGAACCCTGCGCCGCCGCGGTACCGCGGCCGCCGCCCTCGTCTCGCTGGTCGCGCTCACCTTCGCGGCCTGCGGAGGCGACGACTCCGACGAGCCGTCCGAGCTCGACCCGGACGCCGACCTGAGCAAGCAGACGATCGTCGTCTCCAACTGGGCCGACTACATGCCGCCCGACATCGCCGAGAAGGTCGAGCAGGAGACCGGGGCGAAGGTCGAGATCACCGAGCACGCCACCAACGAGGACATGGTCGCCAAGGTGGTCGGCTCCGGAGGAGAGGGTCTCGACGTCGTCTTCGGCTCCCAGCCCTACCTGCAGGCGTTCGCCGAGGAGGGACTGCTGGAGCCGCTCGACACGGAGTACCTGGAGAACTGGGACTCGCTCGACCCCAAGGCCCAGGACCTCGCCGAGGTCGACGACCAGCCGTACTTCGCGCCGTACACCTGGGGCACCACCGGCATCTGCTACCGCACCGACCTCGTCGACGAGGCGCCCACCAGCTGGTACGACCTGCTGGAGCCGGAGGAGCAGTACCGCGGCAAGATCACGATGATGGGCACCGAGCGCTGGGCGGTGCTCCCTGCGCAGAAGGCTCTCGGCTACTCGGTCAACACCACCGACGAGGACGAGATGGAGGACGTCAAGGAGCTGATGCTCGCGGCGAAGCCCCACCTGCTCGCCTACGACGACACCACGTTCTACGAGCGTCTGGTCAGCGGCGAGGCCGTGATGGTCGAGGCCTGGGACGGCTGGTGCAACTACGGCATCGCCGAGAACCCCAAGATCGACTTCGTCGTGCCCGAGGAGGGGTCCGACCTCTGGGTCGACGCCATCGGCATCCTGAAGTCCTCGGAGAACAAGGAGGCGGCGTACGCCTTCGTCGACACGATCCTCGACCCCGAGAACCACGCCTGGGCGTCGGAGAACATCCTCTACAACGTGCCCAACGACGAGGCGGTCAGCCTGCTCCCCGAGAAGCTCACCGAGCAGTACGCCACTCTCGGCGCCCGGCGCGAGGAGATGCTCCAGGGCGAGAACATGGTCGACATCGGCGACGCGTCCTCGCTCTACAACCGGATCATCACCGAGGTGACCGCGTCGGATGAGTGA
- a CDS encoding ABC transporter ATP-binding protein — translation MTATPTPAAALLEVVDVNRRFGDVAALDDVSLTIAENEFFALLGPSGCGKTTLLRSIAGFEQPDSGAILLGGDDLLGLPPNRRPVNLMFQSYALFPHMTVERNVAYGLQREGLGRAEVRARVDEVLETVGLTALTKRRPRNLSGGQKQRVALARAIVKRPRLLLLDEPLSALDRKVRMEMQLELKRLQHEVGITFVLVTHDQEEALSMADRVAVMADGRVQQVATPVDLYRRPANLFVADFIGSSNRFAGRVDGGVFVSELLGKLPGATDAQQMERAHLVVRPEDIRIFSSTDGGGTLQGRVIDVQFKGGSSHVAVDVAGALTPLLVSVAGTADVDRGDDVALDWSAAVVVSEELA, via the coding sequence ATGACAGCCACCCCCACCCCGGCTGCGGCCCTGCTGGAGGTCGTCGACGTCAACCGCCGGTTCGGCGACGTCGCCGCCCTCGACGACGTGTCGCTGACGATCGCGGAGAACGAGTTCTTCGCGCTGCTCGGCCCCTCGGGGTGCGGCAAGACCACGCTGCTGCGGTCGATCGCCGGCTTCGAGCAGCCCGACAGCGGGGCGATCCTGCTCGGCGGCGACGACCTGCTCGGGCTGCCGCCGAACCGCCGACCGGTCAACCTCATGTTCCAGTCGTACGCGCTGTTCCCGCACATGACGGTCGAACGGAACGTCGCCTACGGGCTGCAGCGGGAGGGGCTGGGACGGGCCGAGGTGCGGGCGCGGGTCGACGAGGTGCTTGAGACGGTCGGCCTCACCGCGCTGACCAAGCGGCGGCCGCGCAACCTCTCCGGCGGCCAGAAGCAACGCGTCGCCCTGGCGCGGGCCATCGTCAAGCGCCCCCGGCTGCTGCTCCTCGACGAGCCGCTCTCGGCGCTCGACCGCAAGGTCCGGATGGAGATGCAGCTGGAGCTCAAGCGGCTCCAGCACGAGGTCGGCATCACCTTCGTCCTGGTCACCCACGACCAGGAGGAGGCGCTGTCGATGGCCGACCGGGTCGCCGTCATGGCGGACGGACGGGTGCAGCAGGTCGCCACCCCCGTCGACCTCTACCGGCGACCGGCCAACCTCTTCGTCGCCGACTTCATCGGCTCCAGCAACCGGTTCGCCGGTCGGGTCGACGGGGGAGTGTTCGTCTCCGAGCTGCTCGGCAAGCTGCCCGGGGCCACGGACGCCCAGCAGATGGAGCGCGCCCACCTCGTCGTACGGCCCGAGGACATCAGGATCTTCTCGTCGACCGACGGCGGCGGCACGCTGCAGGGCCGGGTGATCGACGTCCAGTTCAAGGGCGGGTCGAGCCACGTGGCGGTCGACGTCGCCGGTGCGCTGACCCCCCTCCTTGTCTCGGTGGCCGGCACCGCCGACGTCGACCGCGGGGACGACGTGGCACTCGACTGGTCGGCCGCCGTGGTCGTCTCGGAGGAGCTGGCGTGA
- a CDS encoding NYN domain-containing protein, which produces MDVRFDSGSRRLVLIDIENVAGGLVCSEETAEHARGSIAQAVGTHPMDQVVVATCHKGYQHVAWCWPKARRLVRSGPDGADLELLDVLQEDVPDHFRHVVLVSGDGIFTDAVTELGSGGVRVTVAARRGRLSKRLRLAAAEVVYLNGIWSSERSVG; this is translated from the coding sequence ATGGACGTGCGCTTCGACTCCGGCAGCCGACGGCTCGTGCTGATCGACATCGAGAACGTCGCCGGCGGGCTCGTGTGCAGCGAAGAGACTGCCGAGCACGCCCGCGGCTCGATCGCTCAGGCGGTCGGCACACACCCGATGGATCAGGTCGTCGTGGCGACGTGCCACAAGGGCTACCAGCACGTCGCGTGGTGCTGGCCGAAGGCGCGGCGGCTCGTGCGGTCCGGCCCCGATGGCGCCGACCTCGAGCTTCTCGACGTCCTCCAGGAGGACGTGCCGGACCACTTCCGACACGTCGTGCTCGTCTCGGGAGACGGCATCTTCACCGACGCCGTCACCGAGCTCGGAAGTGGCGGCGTGCGCGTCACTGTCGCTGCTCGGCGCGGTCGCCTGAGCAAGCGGCTCCGGCTTGCTGCCGCAGAGGTGGTCTATCTCAACGGCATCTGGTCGTCGGAGCGCAGCGTCGGCTGA
- a CDS encoding NAD(P)/FAD-dependent oxidoreductase: MTHGRSALADARPLPVWWEGRDPGAVSEPLQGTAQAELLIVGGGFTGLWAAIQAVEEDPGRSVMVIEAQHVAAGASGRNGGFVSPSLTHGLAHGHAHWPDEMPELLRLGHQNLLEVEEFLAKEQVAADLRLCGKTMFATRPHEVDALRESHRLHQRYDEETVLLDADQARAEVHSPTYLGGLTVAAGGLVDPVTLALGLREAALSRGVVLHEQTTLRQIGRDGTGLRCLTDRGVVRAEQVLLATNAFRPPLRRIRAHVLPVWDHVLATEPLTAEQVGRIGWGADQGLTDAGNQFHYYRRTSDDRIVWGGYDAIYYFGNRTDAEREQRDESHQLLARQFRETFPQLADVAFTHRWAGMIDTTSRFTPVFGTAFGGRLGYAVGYTGLGVASSRFGARVALDLLAGRDTERTGLQMVRHRSVPFPPEPLRWPAVQMTRRALAREDETGRRGLLLRTMDRFGVGFNS, from the coding sequence GTGACCCACGGACGGTCGGCGCTGGCCGACGCCCGACCGCTGCCGGTCTGGTGGGAGGGGCGCGATCCGGGTGCCGTGAGCGAGCCGCTCCAGGGCACGGCGCAGGCCGAGCTGCTCATCGTCGGCGGCGGCTTCACCGGTCTGTGGGCGGCCATCCAGGCGGTCGAGGAGGATCCCGGCCGGTCGGTGATGGTGATCGAGGCCCAGCACGTGGCCGCCGGCGCGTCCGGCCGCAACGGCGGCTTCGTCTCACCCTCCCTCACCCACGGGCTCGCGCACGGGCACGCGCACTGGCCCGACGAGATGCCCGAGCTGCTGCGGCTGGGCCACCAGAACCTCCTCGAGGTCGAGGAGTTCCTCGCCAAGGAGCAGGTCGCGGCCGACCTTCGGCTGTGCGGCAAGACCATGTTCGCGACCCGGCCGCACGAGGTCGACGCGTTGCGGGAGAGCCACCGGCTGCACCAGCGGTACGACGAGGAGACGGTGCTCCTCGACGCCGACCAGGCCCGCGCCGAGGTGCACTCGCCGACCTACCTCGGCGGCCTCACCGTGGCGGCCGGCGGGCTGGTCGACCCGGTCACCCTCGCCCTCGGGCTCCGGGAGGCTGCCCTGAGCCGGGGCGTCGTCCTGCACGAGCAGACCACGCTGCGGCAGATCGGCCGCGACGGCACGGGGCTCCGCTGCCTCACCGACCGCGGCGTCGTACGCGCCGAGCAGGTGCTGCTGGCCACCAACGCCTTCCGGCCCCCGTTGCGCCGGATCAGGGCGCACGTGCTGCCGGTCTGGGACCACGTGCTCGCCACCGAACCGCTGACCGCGGAGCAGGTCGGCCGCATCGGCTGGGGCGCCGACCAGGGCCTCACCGACGCCGGCAACCAGTTCCACTACTACCGCCGCACCTCGGACGACCGGATCGTCTGGGGCGGCTACGACGCGATCTACTACTTCGGAAACCGCACCGACGCCGAGCGGGAGCAGCGCGACGAGTCGCACCAGCTGCTGGCCCGCCAGTTCCGCGAGACCTTCCCGCAGCTGGCCGACGTCGCGTTCACCCACCGCTGGGCGGGCATGATCGACACCACGTCCCGGTTCACGCCCGTCTTCGGCACCGCGTTCGGCGGCCGGCTCGGGTACGCCGTCGGCTACACCGGGCTCGGCGTCGCGTCGTCGCGGTTCGGCGCGCGGGTCGCGCTCGACCTGTTGGCCGGTCGGGACACCGAGCGCACCGGGCTGCAGATGGTGCGCCACCGCTCCGTGCCGTTCCCGCCCGAGCCGCTGCGGTGGCCGGCGGTGCAGATGACCCGGCGGGCGCTCGCCCGCGAGGACGAGACCGGGCGTCGCGGCCTGCTGCTGCGGACCATGGACCGGTTCGGTGTCGGCTTCAACAGCTGA
- a CDS encoding glycosyltransferase, protein MPEQLTVLFLPESAYGPTNQCIGLGDLLLKRGHRVVFASEASWAGKLSPLGFEERLVDLAPPSPDGGGEDAGQFWTDFIAETAPEFRKSTTEQLTTFIQPTYQALIDGAMYCEPALRAIVEEVRPDVLVEDNVVLFPALATSGAPFVRIVSCNPLEIPGPGIPPGLSGLPMDAPDSWVPFRDEFERTHREMWEAFNAWVQEQGAEALPDMEFMPRDNAANIYVYPEEADYTDARPLGDSWHRIDSSVRLTDEEYVVPPAVADRPDDSALVYLSLGSLGGADVELMQRLVDSLAGSRHRFIVSKGPQADKITLPDNMVGEQTMPQTKVIPQVDLVITHGGNNTTTEALHFGKPMVLLPLFWDQYDNAQRMHELGFGIRLATYEFTPEQLEGAVETLLADGDLRARLEAIGKRIRAADGLTRGADIIERVGLEHARSRA, encoded by the coding sequence ATGCCCGAGCAGCTGACCGTCCTGTTCCTCCCCGAGTCCGCCTACGGCCCGACCAACCAGTGCATCGGGCTCGGTGACCTGCTGCTCAAGCGCGGCCACCGGGTGGTCTTCGCGTCCGAGGCGTCGTGGGCCGGGAAGCTGTCGCCTCTCGGCTTCGAGGAGCGCCTGGTCGATCTGGCACCGCCGTCCCCGGACGGGGGCGGAGAGGACGCCGGTCAGTTCTGGACCGACTTCATCGCCGAGACCGCGCCGGAGTTCCGGAAGTCCACCACCGAGCAGCTGACCACGTTCATCCAGCCGACCTACCAGGCGCTGATCGACGGCGCGATGTACTGCGAGCCGGCGCTGCGGGCGATCGTCGAGGAGGTCCGCCCCGACGTGCTCGTCGAGGACAACGTGGTGCTGTTCCCGGCACTCGCGACGAGCGGGGCGCCGTTCGTGCGGATCGTGTCGTGCAACCCGCTCGAGATCCCGGGGCCGGGGATCCCGCCGGGCCTTTCCGGACTCCCGATGGACGCGCCCGACAGCTGGGTGCCCTTCCGCGACGAGTTCGAGCGCACCCACCGGGAGATGTGGGAGGCGTTCAACGCCTGGGTGCAGGAGCAGGGCGCCGAGGCGCTGCCCGACATGGAGTTCATGCCGCGCGACAACGCCGCGAACATCTACGTCTACCCCGAGGAGGCCGACTACACGGACGCCCGGCCGCTCGGCGACAGCTGGCACCGGATCGACTCCAGCGTGCGCCTCACCGACGAGGAGTACGTCGTACCGCCTGCTGTTGCGGACCGTCCCGACGACAGCGCGCTCGTCTACCTCTCCCTCGGGTCGCTGGGCGGCGCCGATGTCGAGCTGATGCAGCGGCTGGTGGACTCGCTGGCCGGGAGCCGGCACCGGTTCATCGTCAGCAAGGGCCCGCAGGCCGACAAGATCACGCTGCCGGACAACATGGTCGGCGAGCAGACGATGCCGCAGACCAAGGTCATCCCGCAGGTCGACCTGGTGATCACCCACGGCGGCAACAACACGACCACCGAGGCGCTGCACTTCGGCAAGCCGATGGTGCTGCTGCCGCTGTTCTGGGACCAGTACGACAACGCGCAGCGCATGCACGAGCTCGGGTTCGGCATCCGGCTCGCGACGTACGAGTTCACTCCCGAGCAGCTCGAGGGCGCGGTCGAGACGCTGCTCGCGGATGGTGATCTGCGAGCGCGGCTGGAGGCGATCGGCAAGCGGATCCGGGCGGCCGACGGTCTCACCCGGGGCGCCGACATCATCGAGCGGGTCGGCCTGGAGCACGCCCGCAGCCGCGCGTGA
- a CDS encoding SIS domain-containing protein codes for MDPALFLADLQRKPAALRDLAAHLRSEDPWAFLSPGVDGVVLLGMGSSAYAGGVAAARLRAHGVRAVCELASSDLQPQWGPGTTVVAISATGGSRETLAALDSHPYATVVALTNTDASALTERAAHTVQMHAGVEEGGVACRSFQHTLVLLSALEARLTGRPLAPLADLVEKAADASEHLLSTADAWLPAVADLVAGPDGTHLAAPARRMSSAQQGALMLREGPRRPAVACEAGDWAHVDVYLTKNTDYRLLVFAGSRWDDGILEWTRPRGTTVVAVGGDFPDAALTFRYPHDDIDDVRLLTETLIPELVAAHLWSAVVE; via the coding sequence ATGGATCCCGCCCTGTTCCTCGCCGACCTTCAGCGCAAGCCCGCCGCCCTGCGGGACCTGGCCGCGCACCTCCGCAGCGAGGACCCGTGGGCGTTCCTCTCCCCCGGCGTGGACGGCGTGGTGCTGCTCGGGATGGGGTCGTCGGCGTACGCCGGTGGCGTGGCGGCCGCCCGGCTGCGTGCCCACGGGGTGCGGGCGGTGTGCGAGCTCGCCAGCAGCGACCTCCAGCCGCAGTGGGGCCCGGGCACGACGGTCGTCGCGATCTCGGCCACCGGCGGCTCCCGGGAGACGCTCGCTGCTCTGGACTCGCATCCGTACGCGACGGTGGTCGCGCTGACCAACACCGACGCCTCGGCGCTGACGGAGCGGGCCGCACACACCGTGCAGATGCACGCCGGCGTCGAGGAGGGCGGCGTCGCCTGCCGCAGCTTCCAGCACACCCTGGTCCTGCTCTCCGCGCTCGAGGCACGCCTGACCGGGCGACCGCTCGCCCCGCTCGCCGACCTCGTCGAGAAGGCCGCCGATGCGTCCGAGCACCTGCTGTCGACGGCCGACGCCTGGCTGCCCGCCGTTGCTGATCTGGTGGCTGGTCCCGACGGCACCCACCTGGCCGCTCCTGCCCGGCGGATGTCGTCCGCCCAGCAGGGTGCGCTGATGCTGCGCGAGGGCCCCCGTCGTCCCGCGGTCGCGTGCGAGGCCGGGGACTGGGCGCACGTCGATGTCTACCTGACCAAGAACACCGACTACCGCCTGCTCGTCTTCGCCGGCTCCCGCTGGGACGACGGCATCCTCGAGTGGACCCGCCCCCGCGGCACGACGGTCGTCGCCGTGGGCGGCGACTTCCCCGACGCCGCCCTCACCTTCCGGTATCCCCACGACGACATCGACGACGTCCGCCTGCTGACCGAGACCCTCATCCCCGAGCTGGTCGCCGCCCACCTGTGGTCCGCGGTCGTCGAGTAG
- a CDS encoding ABC transporter permease — MPDTGVRRRGLSWQWLPLVVCGAFLYIPIAVLVAMSFNDGGSAYSWDGFSFRWYGELAADDRIISALGSSLAIAAGATAIATVLGTLLAVGLARHTRSKLLEASAMAPAILPDLLLAIGLLSFYYVAEIPKSATTVLLGHAAFGTAFVVAVVRARLTGMDSSAEEASRDLGANALTTFVRITIPSIAPAIVAGALLVFTLSLDEFVIAFFTAGPTTQTLPIAVYSMVRAGVTPEINALATVLVVVSVAVVVLAAKTVRRSEDA; from the coding sequence ATGCCTGACACCGGCGTGCGTCGCCGCGGCCTGTCCTGGCAGTGGCTCCCGCTGGTGGTCTGCGGCGCGTTCCTCTACATCCCGATCGCGGTGCTGGTCGCCATGTCGTTCAACGACGGCGGCTCCGCCTACTCCTGGGACGGCTTCAGCTTCCGGTGGTACGGCGAGCTGGCGGCCGACGACCGGATCATCTCCGCGCTCGGGAGCTCGTTGGCCATCGCCGCCGGAGCCACCGCGATCGCGACCGTCCTCGGGACGCTGCTGGCCGTCGGGCTCGCGCGGCACACCCGGTCGAAGCTGCTCGAGGCCTCCGCGATGGCACCCGCGATCCTGCCCGACCTCCTGCTCGCCATCGGGCTCCTGTCCTTCTACTACGTCGCGGAGATCCCGAAGTCGGCGACGACCGTGCTGCTCGGCCACGCCGCGTTCGGCACCGCCTTCGTGGTGGCGGTCGTGCGCGCCCGGCTGACGGGGATGGACAGCAGCGCCGAGGAGGCGTCGCGAGACCTCGGTGCGAACGCCCTCACCACGTTCGTGCGGATCACGATCCCGAGCATCGCGCCCGCGATCGTGGCGGGCGCGCTGCTGGTGTTCACGCTCTCCCTCGACGAGTTCGTGATCGCCTTCTTCACCGCTGGACCCACCACCCAGACGCTGCCGATCGCCGTCTACTCGATGGTCCGGGCCGGCGTCACCCCTGAGATCAACGCACTGGCGACCGTCCTGGTCGTCGTCAGCGTCGCCGTCGTCGTACTGGCGGCGAAGACCGTCCGGAGGAGCGAAGACGCATGA
- a CDS encoding FG-GAP repeat domain-containing protein, with protein MTQQPTWHPGAPPPPQRKRGWLVGLLVAGVVVLLALVVAVAIVVVRPWEDDDTAADAKPEPPPPGEIAGDIDGDGLGDAVAVYADLEDLSTSTHIWSSTGSSFEGPMSEDLPFGSADEPLIGDWDGDGARTVIGWDPVSGNIRAWDESFDDVELTDVGGDDDFSLVAGDFDGDGRTDLAASDSETDGEITIFVLLSNGDGFDAPAEWVTVGDLEGSGSVLAPGDFNADGVDDLLAFVDSPFNGTAEESADAWDTTLLTSTGTSFEVGELAAAPEVDLEEYEALVGDFDGSGRPQVLSQEYDDDTTSVRVFTWDGAALQEDLAFQVDTNTADGELVETVSLSVSDVDGDGLDDLVGIARDTDREETGVVVFRSTGAGFAEGETWGEVPDCDNCTSWMARGR; from the coding sequence ATGACCCAGCAACCCACCTGGCACCCCGGCGCTCCTCCGCCCCCGCAGCGCAAGCGGGGATGGCTCGTCGGCCTGCTGGTGGCCGGCGTCGTCGTACTCCTCGCCCTGGTGGTCGCCGTCGCGATCGTCGTCGTCCGTCCGTGGGAGGACGACGACACGGCCGCCGACGCGAAGCCGGAGCCCCCGCCGCCGGGCGAGATCGCTGGTGACATCGACGGGGACGGCCTCGGTGACGCGGTTGCCGTGTACGCCGACCTGGAGGACCTGTCCACCTCCACCCACATCTGGAGCAGCACCGGTTCGTCGTTCGAGGGGCCGATGTCGGAGGACCTGCCGTTCGGCTCTGCAGACGAGCCGCTCATCGGAGACTGGGACGGCGACGGCGCGCGCACCGTGATCGGCTGGGATCCGGTGTCCGGGAACATCCGGGCCTGGGACGAGTCCTTCGACGACGTCGAGTTGACCGACGTCGGCGGCGACGACGACTTCTCCCTGGTCGCCGGCGACTTCGACGGGGACGGTCGGACGGACCTCGCGGCGTCCGACAGCGAGACGGACGGCGAGATCACGATCTTCGTGCTCCTCAGCAACGGCGACGGCTTCGATGCGCCTGCGGAGTGGGTGACCGTGGGTGACCTCGAGGGCTCCGGCAGCGTGCTGGCGCCGGGAGACTTCAACGCGGACGGCGTCGACGACCTGCTCGCGTTCGTCGACTCGCCCTTCAACGGGACAGCCGAGGAGTCCGCAGACGCCTGGGACACGACCCTCCTGACGTCGACCGGGACGTCCTTCGAGGTGGGTGAACTGGCCGCCGCTCCGGAGGTCGACCTCGAGGAGTACGAGGCGCTGGTCGGGGACTTCGACGGCAGCGGACGGCCGCAGGTCCTCTCGCAGGAGTACGACGACGACACGACGTCGGTGCGCGTGTTCACCTGGGACGGCGCGGCGTTGCAGGAGGACCTGGCCTTCCAGGTCGACACCAACACCGCTGACGGCGAGCTCGTCGAGACCGTGAGCCTGAGCGTGAGCGACGTCGACGGCGACGGCCTCGACGACCTGGTCGGGATCGCTCGCGACACCGATCGCGAAGAGACCGGCGTCGTCGTCTTCCGGTCGACCGGCGCCGGGTTCGCCGAGGGCGAGACATGGGGTGAGGTCCCGGACTGCGACAACTGCACCTCGTGGATGGCGCGGGGGCGGTAG
- a CDS encoding ABC transporter permease — translation MSDLRQRQRRLARLAEPAVLLTPGLLFTAIFVGAPVLLVLAYMFAERGRFGGVEWTFTLENFRRANDALYLDVLWSSIGIAGTATAIALVIGYPTAYAITRLPRRWRTVALVLVVVPFWTNFLIRMYAWIVLLNSQGVVNDTLVGSGVTDERRSFLYTDGAVVAGLVYVYLPLMILPLYAAIERVEGELMEASSDLGASKVRTFWSVLLPLTLPGAITGSILVFVPSLGNFVVPELLGGGKTVMVGNLIRDQFLKVQDWPFGSVLAFVVVVALFVMFLLQAVVTRRIEGGGRHA, via the coding sequence ATGAGTGACCTCCGGCAGCGGCAGCGCCGGCTGGCGCGGCTCGCCGAGCCGGCGGTGCTGCTGACGCCGGGGCTGCTGTTCACCGCGATCTTCGTCGGGGCGCCGGTCCTGCTCGTCCTCGCGTACATGTTCGCGGAGCGGGGCCGGTTCGGCGGCGTCGAGTGGACGTTCACCCTGGAGAACTTCCGGCGTGCGAACGACGCGCTCTACCTGGACGTGCTGTGGAGCTCGATCGGGATCGCGGGTACGGCGACGGCGATCGCGCTGGTGATCGGCTACCCGACGGCGTACGCCATCACCCGGTTGCCGCGGCGGTGGCGCACCGTCGCGCTGGTGCTGGTGGTGGTGCCGTTCTGGACCAACTTCCTGATCCGGATGTATGCGTGGATCGTCCTGCTCAACTCCCAGGGCGTCGTCAACGACACCCTGGTGGGGAGCGGGGTGACCGACGAGCGCAGGAGCTTCCTCTACACCGACGGGGCGGTGGTGGCGGGGCTGGTCTACGTCTACCTGCCGCTGATGATCCTGCCCCTCTACGCCGCCATCGAGCGGGTCGAGGGCGAGCTGATGGAGGCCTCCTCCGACCTCGGCGCCAGCAAGGTCCGGACGTTCTGGAGCGTGCTGCTGCCGCTGACGCTCCCCGGCGCGATCACCGGCTCGATCCTGGTCTTCGTCCCGAGCCTCGGGAACTTCGTCGTCCCCGAGCTGCTGGGAGGCGGCAAGACGGTGATGGTCGGCAACCTGATCCGCGACCAGTTCCTCAAGGTTCAGGACTGGCCGTTCGGATCGGTGCTCGCGTTCGTCGTGGTGGTCGCGCTGTTCGTGATGTTCCTGCTCCAGGCCGTGGTCACCCGCCGGATCGAGGGAGGTGGCCGTCATGCCTGA